Part of the Tolypothrix sp. PCC 7910 genome, CACTACCGATGGGATACTGAAGTAACAAGGGATTTAACTGCAAGCGATCGCGCATTGCTTGCACCACCCGAAATGGATTAGCACCAATGCGATCCATTTTGTTGATAAATGCTATACGCGGCACACGATATCGCTTCATCTGGCGATCAACGGTAATTGACTGGGACTGTACGCCCGCTACGGCACACAGCACCATTACCGCCCCATCCAATACCCGCAAGGCACGCTCAACTTCTATCGTGAAATCCACGTGTCCCGGTGTATCAATTAAGTTGATTTGCGTATCGTGCCATTGACAGGTGGTAGCGGCAGAGGTAATTGTAATGCCATGCAATTTTTCCTCTGGCATAAAATCCATAGTCGCACCCTTGCCGCCTCCCCGCACCTCCTCAATGGCGTGGATTCTGCCTGTATAGAAGAGAATTCTCTCTGATAATGTAGTTTTACCAGAGTCAATATGAGCAGAAATACCAATATTGCGGATGCGTTCTCGGGGAATCATAAAATGTCCTTTTGCTCAAGCAATAAACAGTTTCAGCCTACTCCCAGCAGGCTTTAGAGCAATCACACTTGTATTATACTACATTTGTATTACAAATGTTATGACTGTTTAACAGTTCATCAGGATTTCCAACCACCACTCAATATGGTTCGGATCAGTATTTTGCATCTCCCTTGTGATTTGGGAAAAGGGTAATGGAAACAGGGGTAAGGGTGAATTCAATCCTTTTCCCCTTTTCCCTTTCCCTGTGAAGTTATCACTGTTGGGCTGACCCAAAATCTGACTCGTGTAATATAAATTAGCGTTGTTAGTGAGATCAATTAATTAGCCATTCGGGGATTTGAAACCCAACTTAGCTTTACCTAATATAAACGTAGTTTCTAACCGCCCTTTAATTTATCCTTTATCCTTCATCCTTCTATGAATCAGTTGTCATCTAAAGATTGGGTGTTAATCAAACAGCGACTAACCCCTTATTTATTTTTGCTACCCGCCTTAATAATTTTAGGGTTAACCGTCTTTTGGCCTGCATTGCAAGCATTTTATTTGAGTTTTACTAGTTATGAAGATATTTCCCAACCACCACAATGGATAGGTATTGCTAACTTCCTCAAGCTTTGGCAAGATACCGTTTTTTGGCAAACTTTAACAAATACCTTTCTCTATCTTGTCGGTGTAGTGCCAATTCTTGTAATTGCGCCTTTAGGATTAGCTATTTTAGTTAATCAAAAACTTAGGGGAATGAATTGGTTTCGAGCTGCATACTATACACCAGTAGTCATTTCCATGATTGTTGCTGGCATAGCATGGAAATGGCTTTATGCAGAAAATGGCTTACTTAATCAATTTTTCAAAGCCTTGGGGATGTTTCCCGAAGGAATTCCTTGGTTAACTAGCCCTAATAAACTTTTTGGCATTCTGCCAATTTCTTTGGCAAGTGTAATGGCCGTGACTGTCTGGAAAGGCTTAGGCTATTACATGGTAATTTACCTAGCCGGTTTGCAATCTATTCCTGGCGATGTCTACGAAGCTGCAGCTATTGATGGTTCCGATGGTATTCGCAAACATTTAGATATTACGATACCTTTAATGAAACCATATTTAGCTTTGGTGGCTGTGATTTCTGCAATATCTGCCACCAAAGTATTTGAAGAAGTTTATATCATGACCCAGGGAGGGCCACTTAATAGCTCAAAAACCATAGTTTACTATTTATATGAGCAAGCATTCACTAATTTAGAAATTAGCTATGCTTGCACAATTGGGCTAGTGTTATTCTTGATAATTTTGGGTTTATCTATTTTGCGATTAATTATTAGTCAGGAAAGCACTGATAATATCAAAGTTTAATTACTGCATATATTTGGAGGAATAAAGGATAGATAGGAACTTAATGTAAGTAATTAGAAATTTATTGATGTATTTTCTTGTTTCTCAGGGCTTGATTGAATATTGAAGAAAATACACCCTGTAACTATCCAGTACTTGAATCACCTGCTGATTACAGCATTTTGTAAATTCGTGAAGAATGGTGGTAGATCGGGTAAAAGTACAAACTTGCGAAATACAGACAAGTGGCGTTCTTGTTTTGGGTAGATAAATGGTTAGATGCAACTATGATAATCCACGTAAATAACAGGCATTTCGGGATTTGACTAATTTCAATTGCTCGTGATTAGAGCATTTAAAATTCGCAATTAAGCTGTTACTTTTTCTTTTTTCAGCTTTTGAATTTGTTTCTTCTTCAACGCAACTCCCATTCCTAAAGCTGTTACCGAGCCTAAAATTGTAAAAGGTTCTGGCACTTCTTCAGTCGCTAAGCTAATGGTAGTCACACCACTTGAACCACTGCTGTTAAAAGTTCTATTCCCACTAAGTTCGCCTCTAGCAACAGTTTGACCATTAAATTTAAAGAAACCACTAATTCCTGGATCTTCAGGAGTATTGATAGTCACGCTGTTATTTTTGGCTATTCTCTGCAGAGAACCAGCACTCAGGTCAAACGACAAGCTAGAAGTGATACCTTTGAGAGTAACAGTACCGAAATCAATGAATTTAGGTACTGCACTAAAGTCATAATTAGATCCCGCAGCTGTTAGTGTTGACCGTAGGCTCAGTGCTAGATTCTGCAATGTAACATTATTACCTAATAAAGTCGAAAAATCGCCAGTAGCCTGGCGAACCGTGCCGCTACTTGTCCATTGAATTTGTGTATTTGCAGGATTTGTTTTTGTTGGCCCTAAATTAGCAGTACCGTCAACTGCTACAGTACCATTCAAACTAAAAGCTTGCGCTGGTGCTAATGTGCTACCTACAGCAAAGGTGCCGCAAGTTAAGGCTAATCCTAGCCCTATTGTTTTAAAAGCCATGATTGTCTCCATTAAAAATGATTAGTATCAGGTTTTTGCCATCTGCAAAATGTCCTAATGAATTGCATACATTAGGCTCTTTTGGAGTTGGTAAACATTCATCTGCTGAGTTGTTATGCTGTGACCCAAATTTATACAGAAAAGTTGCTTGGGTTTCCCGAATTTAGCAAACTTTTCAAGACAGATTTTGGATTGAAAGATTGAGATTTAAAAAATGGTAAAAGACCCTAATCTTAACGCCACTTGCTTCTGTTGGTATTTCCCTAAGACCAAAGTAGCTCAACTAAAAAGCTTGTGTTGCAAACTTATAAGCAAAGGAAGCTTCTGCTTAGACTTGCTGTAAAATCCATCATCCAAAATCCTGTCTTCCTGTCCCTGCTGTCAAGCGTGGGGGGAAATCTAAAATTGAGAAGTTATTACTCAGCAATCACATGCAGATGCCCACCTGATTTTTGCATACCCTTCCATTATTTAAGTAAAAACACAGATAGGCGTAAAGCCTTTGTAAAAACCATACATTTATCTGTGAATTTTGTATAAAGTATTGCATCCACTCATCGATAACGCTGCTTCCCACCTAAAGGTAGATGACAGAAATCTTTTATACCGATAATTGCAGAGAATCTAGACTTTGCTGTGAATAGGAAAAAATTTCATTTTTGATTTTTCAAGCAGTTAAGCTCAAATCAACTATGGGAGTGCGATTAGGGAACTCCAAAAATAAATCATTCCAACGTCTAGACTCAACACAAGTATTTCTCTCCCCTGTCTACACAATGCTTGGAATTTAGATAGCCATAATCAAATTTTTGGCAAAGCAGATAGAGAATTGTTCGTGTAGCAGTATAAATGCTTGATGATGCTAAGTGCGATCGCACTCAAATTACAGCTTCAGCAATTATTATTCATACAAGAAATTTCAAGGGAAAGTGAATCAGGGAAAACCTTTAAACTTTCCCGTAAAAACTTTATATAGTTCAGTTTCATCGCGGCTAATTACCTTTTGCTCTAAGTAAGTCAGTGGAAATAAACCAAACTATGTTAACAAACGTAAATAGGCTTGAAATCCTTACTAATGACCAATGACCAAGGACAAATGACAGCCTCAGCCAGTTATCTTTAATTTCGCCGACCTACTTACTCTCGCAGTGAGTAACCAACACCACGCACAGTATGAATTAAACGTTTTTCTTTATTTTCTTCTAATTTCAGGCGTAAATAGCGAATATAAACTTCAATAATATTAGAATCTCCCATAAAGTCGTAACCCCAAACTTTCTCGATAATTTGGTCTCTAGTAAACACTTGACGGGGATGGCTCATGAGATACTCTAACAGGTCAAATTCTTTTGCGGTTAACTCAATTGCTCGTTTACCACGAAAAACTTGACGAGTACGACGGTTTAAACTCAAATCTTCAAACTGGGAAACATCCTCATCTGTTTCTTGGGTGCGGCGGAGATGGGCGCGAATTCTCGCTAATAGTTCTTCAATGCTAAATGGTTTAACTACATAATCATCAGCACCAGCATCTAAACCAGCCACGCGATCGCTCACTTCGTCTTTGGCTGTCAACAAGATCACCGGCATTGAGTTACCAGTGGCGCGCAAACGACGACAGATTTCTAAACCCGTAAGTCCTGGTAGCATCCAATCAAGAATTGCTAAGTCCGGAGACAAGTCTCTTGCCAAGGTCAAGCCGAGGATACCATCATTAGCTACACTTACCTGATATCCTTCACTATTCAATTCCAGTTCAACAAATCGCGCCAGCTTAACTTCATCTTCAACTAAAAGGATATGCGCTGTCATATTTTTTCCTCAAGTAGCCTCACCGATGGAGGTAATGGGTAATTGGTGATTGGTAATTGGCGATCGGACTATTACTTATTACCTATTACCAAATTCCTTGCCCACAAGGGAACGATAAATGTTGTTGTATTGGTTCGAGTGTAGGAAGTGATGTTAGCAGCCACTGCGATCGCATCTGTATCCCCAACCTCTGGGCGGTTCATAATTTACTTTTATTGACAATCATGGAGAATTTTAGATTAATTGGGATATTTCCACCAGGATTTTATCTATTAATATCCTTTAATCTACTTTAAGCTGCATCTTTCCCTATTTTTCTAACTAGGCAATTATATGATTATTTACAATTAAGTGTTTGAACATCTCTCTCCTTGGATCTCTTTTTACTCAGCTTACTGTGCTTGATTTGGCAAATATTACGAATTACGAATTATTAATTACTAGATTGATATAACACTAATATTTAGGTATAATAAATTTGTAGCACTTGCGGTTAAAAAAAGAAGTGCAAACAAAAAAGTGCCCACACAAAATTTAACCCCATCCTAAATAGAGAAAAGGGCAACCAGTGGGACACAAGACAAATAACTCAAAACTCAATACACAGCACTTTTAAGCCCAAAGGAATAAAGATTAATTTCTAGGCTGTGAGACTTTTGTTAAGTAGAGATTTGTTTCTGTTCTGTTGTATTAATTTGTATCATCGTCTTTTTGCTACATAGCACCCGGTAAGCCAGACTCATTGTTTGGACAAGAGCTTGTTAGTACCTAGCAGGACTAAAATGAGCAGTAATAGCTGGATTTGCCAAGGCGCTAAAACTAAACTCAAAATCAAACAAATGAATCCAAATACACCAGCTATGTAGGCTATTTCATCAGTAGATTGTTTAACGAAATAGCCAGTTATCAAAGCGGTACAAAGTGGAACCAAAAAAAACAAAGCCATTTTTCCTAACCTCTGAAATCAAAGGTATGACGTTGATATAAATAGAGTAAA contains:
- a CDS encoding carbohydrate ABC transporter permease; the protein is MNQLSSKDWVLIKQRLTPYLFLLPALIILGLTVFWPALQAFYLSFTSYEDISQPPQWIGIANFLKLWQDTVFWQTLTNTFLYLVGVVPILVIAPLGLAILVNQKLRGMNWFRAAYYTPVVISMIVAGIAWKWLYAENGLLNQFFKALGMFPEGIPWLTSPNKLFGILPISLASVMAVTVWKGLGYYMVIYLAGLQSIPGDVYEAAAIDGSDGIRKHLDITIPLMKPYLALVAVISAISATKVFEEVYIMTQGGPLNSSKTIVYYLYEQAFTNLEISYACTIGLVLFLIILGLSILRLIISQESTDNIKV
- a CDS encoding PEP-CTERM sorting domain-containing protein, producing the protein MAFKTIGLGLALTCGTFAVGSTLAPAQAFSLNGTVAVDGTANLGPTKTNPANTQIQWTSSGTVRQATGDFSTLLGNNVTLQNLALSLRSTLTAAGSNYDFSAVPKFIDFGTVTLKGITSSLSFDLSAGSLQRIAKNNSVTINTPEDPGISGFFKFNGQTVARGELSGNRTFNSSGSSGVTTISLATEEVPEPFTILGSVTALGMGVALKKKQIQKLKKEKVTA
- a CDS encoding response regulator transcription factor, coding for MTAHILLVEDEVKLARFVELELNSEGYQVSVANDGILGLTLARDLSPDLAILDWMLPGLTGLEICRRLRATGNSMPVILLTAKDEVSDRVAGLDAGADDYVVKPFSIEELLARIRAHLRRTQETDEDVSQFEDLSLNRRTRQVFRGKRAIELTAKEFDLLEYLMSHPRQVFTRDQIIEKVWGYDFMGDSNIIEVYIRYLRLKLEENKEKRLIHTVRGVGYSLRE